Below is a window of Lacibacter sp. H407 DNA.
CTGAGTTAAGGCGAATAAGTAAGAATATAGTTGTGGATCAATTAACTTTCGAGGGCTATCCTGTGTTGGATAACGTTGTAGAGACAATGCAAAATCTTGGAGGCTTAGTCATAAAATTTTCGAACAAGCGAAATGGCTTAAAAGACGACGATATAAATTTTGATTTCGACCATGCCACAGGCCTTGAAGTACCAGATAGAATCTTTAATAATTATATGCCTAGAGTAAAAAAGCAACTAGTTTTAATTGGCACAGCATATCGTGATCATTTTGTTTTAATGATGGCTGATGACAACAGTATTTATGGTGGGTATGATGATTATCTGTGTAAAATAGGTAATACTCCTACGGATGCTATCGAAAACATTATTCTTGACAAGGATTTTGATGAAATCCCATAGTTGTTTTTACAAAAAAATCTACAACAGTACAAGTATGTAGGTTTACAATCGGAAACTAATCAGGCACACAAAGCCAACACACTTTGCTACGCCTCATTCCTGCGCCAGACTTACTATATTTATAGCCCATGATACTTGGACAAGACATGGAACAAGAAAGACAAAAGAAAAATTAAATAGATTTTATGAACAAGGCAATAAGCTGCTGTCTATTCGTAATTGTATCAGGTTTTTGTTCTTGTGATAGCAGAACAACTCAGTCAGATACCCTGTACTTCAAGCATTTTGATCTTTTTACCCTAAAGGGCATCGACACAATAAAAAAAATTGAGGAAAAAGGAGGAGTAGAAGTCAGATTTAAAGAAGGTTTGCTTAATTATATAAATTTCCATCAATCTAAAAGAGAAATAATATTAAACCTCGAGGATACCTTTAAAGTTAATGGTCGTCAAATCTACCTTTATTCGTCGCAAAACTTCCATGGTGGAAAGGCCGGGCAAACAAGAGTTTATGGAACGCATCATGAGGAGTATAAAGATTTAATTTATGTATCCTTGAATGATACGATTATATGTAAATCATTTGAACTGACGAACTCAACCAACTACGATTATGCGCTTTACCTATATATTAATGGTGAAGACAGTATAACCAAGTATCAAAGCGGGATGAACACTCACATAGAAATGAATTTATCAAAACAAAAACTATATACTGTATGGCAAGAATTTCTAAGTGATGGGTTAAGAAAATATGACCATCCCTTAATAAAAATAAAAAGCTTGCCACAAAAATAACCATTCCTTCGCTCCCGAGCCAAACTAGTCCAAGTATTTCGTGCAAGCACAAGAAGCCAACACAGTTTGCTACGCCTCATTCCTGCGCCAGACTTACTATATTTATGGCCAAGACACTTGGACTATATGGGGAGACATCGAACTGCAACAGAAGTAAAAGCTTTTTTTTAAGTGGAAAATTAAGAACACTTTATCCTGTATTTAGAAAATAAATATGACAATAATCGTAAACCCCATTTATCTTGATTATTTATTTGGAACGCTATCTGGGTTGGGTGATAGCGAAGATGATATCAATGTATATGGGATGTATGACACTAATAATGAAAGGCAGACAAAAACTTTGGCGAGAGAGTTATTGTTACCAGAATTTATAAAGCAAAACCCGCTATTGGTAGAACAAATCAAAAATTCGTTGGCTTATTATCTCTTAAACCCTAGTATTGAATTTAAAGACAGAATCGAATCACTTTTATTGCCATTTAAAACACCAGATGATGGCTGGCTTTTTTTTCAATGGATTTGGGAAGTTTTTTTTGAAGGAGAATCATATGATTACTTGAAAGATGAAGATGTTTTCGAAGAATTTGATATAAACGCACCCTACAAACTTCTTACAGGAAATCAACCCCCAAATACTCCAAGTATGTAAGCGTTTACAATCGGAAACTAATCAGGTACAGGAAGCCAGCACACTTTGCTACGCCTCATTCCTGCGCCAGACTTACTATATTTATAGCCCAAGAGATGGGACTAGACCTAGGCTCGGCTGCAAAAGACGACCAAATTACTTTACAGTCTGTCTCGCCCTTGGCGGTACTAAAAAATCTTGGTCTTTCGCTCTACGTATTAATCCATCTTTAAGGCTTTTAACATACAAAGTTTCTGACTCAGAATTCTTAAAAACAGAATCCCCAATGCTGATGTCCGAGGTACCATCAAGTCCGTAGTAAAAGGAGAAAGTAAAATTGTCTTTCATCAGTTTTATCAAATGACTTCCTGTTCTTTTTGGTTTTGTAATCGCTATAACTACTCCATCGAATGACGCTTTCTTTGTATCAAAGTGTGGTTTGATGAACTCAAAATAGATAACTAGCACAAACAAAAGAAAAAAAATGGTCCAAATGATTTTTTTGTAACCCATATGCTTTTTTAAGAGATCTGAAGGGTTTATCCATCTGCCGCTACTACAAAACCTCCACAAGATTCTAATATATGTAATTCCCTTTTTTGAGTACACTTTAGTTCTATGTAAATCAATACGTACAAGTTGATTTCATTCTTACTGGAAAACACGCACTATTGGCTGGGTTGCTTTTGAATGAAAGCCCCATTGTAAACCAATTGCTCACGGGCTGCCGGATGGAAGCAAGTACCCCGTAGCAAACGAAATGAAATGGAGTGAGCGAGGAGTACTGCGTACAGCCGGAACCACTGTTAATCGTAGTTCTAAAGCCAAAAGCCCCTCATTTTATTCCTGTTTTCCCTATTTTCCACAACCCGTAACGCCTTATACTATTTTACACCCATTCCCCTATCTTTGCCCGCCCGTGCCGAAACGGTACGTTCGGGCGGGCCGCCCTTTGACTATCATGACTTTAGCGGCGGCTTAACTTAAAAATCAACAACATAGAATTATTGTTTATGGAGAATTTGATTTATCTCGTTCCCGCAATGGCAGTCGTTGGATTGCTGTACATGTTTGTAAAGTACAATTGGGTATCGAAACAGG
It encodes the following:
- a CDS encoding SUKH-3 domain-containing protein, encoding MIKEVKNILINAGWSELRRISKNIVVDQLTFEGYPVLDNVVETMQNLGGLVIKFSNKRNGLKDDDINFDFDHATGLEVPDRIFNNYMPRVKKQLVLIGTAYRDHFVLMMADDNSIYGGYDDYLCKIGNTPTDAIENIILDKDFDEIP